In Vibrio cyclitrophicus, one genomic interval encodes:
- a CDS encoding adenosine deaminase yields MNAFIQGLPKVELHLHIEGSLEPELLFQLAQRNGIDLPYSSPEQLRRAYEFDDLQSFLDIYYQGADALRTEQDFYDLTWAYLDRCKADNVIHTEIFFDPQTHTDRGISFDTVINGIHRALEQGQKELGITSQVIACFLRHLPEESAIQTFADVLEHQNKIIGVGLDSSELGHPPEKFKRVFQQAKQAGFLTVAHAGEEGPAQNIVDAIEMLNVSRVDHGVQCMADDTLIAELIETKMPLTVCPLSNIKLRVFDVMEDHNIVELLRKGVAVTINSDDPAYFGGYMSDNFNAVSQAHEMTHQELAQFSLNAIDASFIEAPLKQQYRELVQDYLSKADFESPVV; encoded by the coding sequence ATGAACGCATTTATTCAAGGGCTTCCAAAAGTAGAGTTGCATTTACACATTGAAGGTTCGCTCGAACCTGAGTTACTTTTCCAACTTGCTCAACGCAATGGCATTGATCTGCCTTATTCATCCCCAGAACAGCTAAGACGCGCATATGAATTTGATGATTTGCAATCATTTCTGGATATCTATTATCAAGGTGCGGATGCACTGCGCACTGAACAAGATTTCTATGATTTAACTTGGGCGTACTTAGATCGCTGTAAAGCCGATAATGTCATTCACACCGAAATCTTCTTTGATCCTCAAACGCATACTGATCGGGGTATTTCCTTCGACACAGTCATTAACGGCATTCATCGTGCGCTTGAACAGGGGCAAAAAGAGCTGGGTATTACCTCTCAAGTTATCGCTTGTTTCTTGCGCCACCTGCCTGAAGAGAGCGCGATTCAAACGTTTGCCGATGTGCTCGAGCATCAAAATAAAATCATTGGTGTTGGACTCGATTCTTCAGAGCTAGGACACCCACCAGAGAAGTTTAAACGCGTATTCCAACAAGCCAAACAGGCGGGCTTTTTGACTGTGGCTCATGCAGGGGAAGAAGGACCAGCTCAAAACATCGTCGATGCGATTGAGATGCTCAATGTGAGTCGTGTCGATCATGGTGTGCAGTGCATGGCAGATGACACTTTGATTGCCGAATTGATTGAGACGAAAATGCCGCTGACCGTGTGTCCATTGTCTAACATTAAATTGCGTGTATTCGATGTGATGGAAGACCACAACATTGTCGAATTGTTGAGAAAGGGCGTGGCTGTAACGATCAATTCAGACGACCCTGCTTATTTCGGTGGTTACATGTCAGATAACTTTAATGCTGTTAGCCAAGCTCATGAGATGACGCACCAAGAGTTGGCGCAGTTTAGTTTGAATGCGATAGATGCGAGCTTTATTGAAGCGCCATTAAAGCAGCAATATCGTGAGCTCGTTCAAGACTACCTTTCTAAAGCTGATTTTGAGTCGCCTGTCGTTTAG
- a CDS encoding Crp/Fnr family transcriptional regulator, which yields MLDPTISEQIEWPCDLPQDLIDRLVEIAVYKTGIHSLEITKKFQNLPGVFYILSGSAGVCFSTENMKSLSGGVIGKGDWMGALTIHAEYNLFAVAEEVEPITMVLFPAEKVLELAEEQCMVFKWLLHSGTRAQSIWMQAYLFSIHEKEQKTIYVLLELAARQNNIAGETVSINISQTQLSTITGISRPRLNEVLKGIEQQGLVKIQRGKVFITDIEGLYERISPMNLMMRDPVAGIKV from the coding sequence TTGTTAGACCCAACAATCAGTGAACAAATTGAGTGGCCTTGTGATTTACCACAAGACTTGATCGATAGACTGGTTGAGATTGCTGTTTACAAGACAGGAATTCATAGCCTAGAGATCACAAAAAAATTTCAAAACCTGCCAGGTGTTTTTTATATTCTCAGCGGCTCTGCAGGGGTCTGCTTTTCTACTGAGAACATGAAGAGCCTTTCTGGAGGCGTGATAGGTAAGGGTGATTGGATGGGCGCTTTGACAATTCATGCCGAATACAACTTATTTGCCGTCGCAGAGGAGGTAGAGCCTATTACCATGGTACTTTTCCCTGCCGAGAAGGTGTTAGAACTGGCAGAAGAGCAGTGCATGGTATTCAAATGGCTGCTGCATAGTGGGACCAGAGCACAATCCATTTGGATGCAAGCTTACTTATTCTCGATTCATGAAAAAGAGCAGAAAACCATTTACGTCTTGTTGGAACTTGCTGCGCGCCAGAACAATATTGCAGGTGAGACCGTGAGTATTAATATCTCACAAACTCAATTGAGTACCATTACAGGAATCTCGAGACCCAGATTGAATGAGGTGCTCAAAGGTATAGAGCAACAGGGCTTAGTGAAGATCCAAAGGGGGAAGGTGTTTATCACCGATATTGAGGGTTTGTATGAGCGTATTTCACCAATGAATTTGATGATGCGTGATCCAGTTGCTGGGATTAAGGTGTGA
- a CDS encoding GNAT family N-acetyltransferase, with protein MEIQIRHLELTDNQDIFDIYRHSSVLENTSQKPFLSSDQVDRLFGHSDHFTLVAEVSGKVVGHITLFMTTKVRDRHCAGLAIAINPDMHGKGVGKALMQEAINQADNWLNLVRLELEVHADNHGAIALYKSVGFELEGTKRLSTFKNGKYIDMLLMSRIRPDYRLISS; from the coding sequence TTGGAAATACAAATTAGACATCTTGAACTCACAGACAACCAAGATATTTTTGATATTTATCGACACTCGTCAGTATTAGAGAATACTTCACAAAAGCCTTTTCTTAGCTCTGATCAAGTGGACCGACTGTTTGGTCACTCAGACCATTTCACTTTAGTTGCGGAGGTTTCTGGCAAGGTCGTCGGGCACATTACTTTATTCATGACCACGAAGGTGAGAGATAGACATTGCGCTGGACTTGCGATAGCGATTAATCCGGATATGCATGGTAAAGGGGTCGGTAAGGCATTAATGCAAGAAGCGATCAATCAAGCAGATAACTGGCTAAACCTTGTACGCCTTGAGCTAGAGGTTCATGCCGATAATCACGGTGCGATTGCATTGTATAAAAGCGTAGGTTTTGAACTAGAAGGCACCAAAAGGCTGAGCACGTTCAAAAACGGGAAATACATCGATATGTTGCTTATGTCGAGAATACGACCGGATTATCGATTGATATCGAGCTAA
- a CDS encoding response regulator: MNKIRLIFLLFISLFIGLISFIMLTNSEHEKVTEYGEPIRELGHEVLEMRDHITNAALAGVSNPYQMSADLVALERELQKLRESYQSENIHSTFFKHLPTAQLLERFYDASMANIDTLDNLIGLSVARQFILQSLTLQLTGASPTNAEANNANIDIQSELLASVLIGGTEIQHSGVNSELANLYKTFTELNQQQSQLLSQVLSAHSMEYIEHIEHQFTDLQDQLKSLIVKLIIVLALLTLAFSFTMFIFRVFELKRNNLSYQEAADKAEKASEAKSLFLATMSHELRTPMNGVLGIAQIIKEDSQSADTRKQAQIIIDSGQHLVTILNDILDFSKVEQGKMELEYSPFSVTDVVTHLDKTLTPLATDKGLAFTIKDKIPTNIQLIGDPARTRQILFNLAGNAVKFTESGKVEVEFLIAPTTPPSVNILVTDTGIGIAEDKIDHIFTAFEQAELSTTRKFGGTGLGLSIVQQLVELMGGTIKVSSQLGLGTQFRISLPLEMHELQEQVVEQAPTKTNDTFDDFSVLLVEDNKINAMVIRKFCESLNFTVENAYDGLQALDKLASNQYDLIIMDNHMPNMSGIEAIQKIRDELKLTTVIFACTADVFKEAHDEFIVSGADFVLTKPLQKNSLQNAINEFHQQFEVNRYHSANAHNLPEKTKSNITILTRHPKNKLPLTEEELSRSQVLANDELKTDEKLKCLISLVTELENEIDELIELFSDDQPNALSRTLKAVKAIAARYEMGEVLELASSAEQITDQHIMPEAELLQQLINRLMVNSHQATRLIHKLHQQRKMG; encoded by the coding sequence ATGAATAAGATCAGACTCATATTTTTACTGTTTATATCGCTTTTCATCGGCTTAATTAGCTTTATTATGCTGACCAACTCCGAGCATGAAAAGGTCACCGAATATGGAGAGCCTATTCGTGAGTTAGGCCATGAAGTGTTAGAAATGCGTGATCACATCACTAATGCAGCGCTTGCGGGTGTTTCTAATCCTTATCAAATGTCTGCTGATTTGGTTGCTTTAGAAAGAGAATTACAAAAACTCAGAGAAAGTTATCAAAGCGAAAACATCCACTCTACGTTCTTTAAACACTTACCAACAGCTCAATTATTGGAGCGCTTTTACGATGCTTCAATGGCGAATATAGATACGCTAGACAACCTAATAGGGTTAAGTGTGGCTCGTCAGTTTATTTTGCAATCTTTAACTCTACAACTTACCGGGGCTAGCCCTACTAATGCTGAGGCAAACAACGCAAATATCGATATTCAAAGCGAGCTGCTTGCGAGCGTGTTGATTGGGGGAACTGAAATTCAACATTCTGGTGTCAACTCCGAGCTCGCGAATCTTTATAAGACGTTTACCGAGCTCAACCAGCAGCAAAGCCAACTGCTATCTCAAGTACTTTCAGCACACAGCATGGAGTACATTGAACATATTGAGCATCAGTTTACTGATCTTCAAGACCAGCTTAAAAGCTTAATCGTTAAGCTTATTATTGTTCTGGCGTTACTGACTTTAGCATTCTCATTCACCATGTTTATCTTCAGAGTCTTCGAACTCAAGAGAAACAATCTCTCCTATCAAGAGGCTGCTGACAAAGCGGAAAAAGCCAGTGAAGCTAAGTCTCTATTCCTCGCAACCATGAGCCACGAATTACGAACCCCGATGAATGGCGTGTTAGGTATCGCACAAATCATTAAGGAAGATTCTCAAAGCGCCGACACTCGTAAACAAGCACAGATCATCATCGACTCAGGTCAACACCTCGTCACCATATTGAATGACATCCTTGATTTCTCTAAGGTTGAACAAGGAAAAATGGAACTCGAATACAGTCCGTTCTCGGTCACCGACGTCGTGACGCACCTCGACAAAACATTAACACCACTCGCGACTGATAAAGGCCTCGCTTTTACCATTAAAGATAAGATCCCTACCAATATTCAGTTGATTGGTGATCCTGCTCGTACACGTCAGATTTTATTTAATTTGGCAGGCAATGCCGTCAAGTTTACTGAGTCAGGAAAGGTTGAAGTGGAATTTTTAATTGCACCCACAACCCCACCAAGTGTGAACATCTTAGTGACTGACACCGGTATTGGCATTGCAGAAGACAAAATCGACCATATATTTACGGCCTTTGAACAAGCCGAGCTCTCAACAACCCGTAAGTTTGGCGGCACAGGATTAGGGCTTTCCATTGTTCAGCAGTTAGTCGAACTGATGGGCGGAACAATTAAGGTTTCCAGCCAACTTGGTTTGGGCACTCAATTTAGGATCTCTTTGCCGTTGGAAATGCATGAGCTTCAAGAACAAGTCGTCGAGCAAGCGCCAACCAAAACCAATGACACTTTCGATGATTTCTCAGTATTGTTAGTTGAAGACAACAAGATCAACGCGATGGTGATTAGGAAATTCTGTGAGTCTCTAAACTTTACGGTTGAAAATGCCTACGACGGTTTGCAGGCCTTAGATAAGTTGGCCTCAAACCAATATGACCTGATCATAATGGACAATCACATGCCCAACATGAGCGGTATAGAAGCGATTCAAAAGATCCGTGACGAACTCAAGCTGACTACGGTTATTTTTGCGTGTACCGCCGATGTATTCAAAGAGGCTCACGATGAATTCATCGTGTCAGGGGCAGACTTTGTACTCACCAAGCCGTTACAGAAAAACAGCTTACAAAACGCCATCAATGAGTTTCATCAGCAGTTTGAAGTCAACCGTTATCACTCGGCTAACGCACACAATCTTCCTGAAAAAACAAAAAGTAACATCACCATATTAACCCGACATCCCAAGAACAAACTACCACTCACAGAGGAAGAACTCTCCCGTAGCCAAGTGTTAGCAAACGATGAGCTCAAAACCGACGAGAAACTCAAATGCCTAATATCTCTCGTTACTGAACTAGAAAACGAAATCGATGAGTTGATAGAGCTATTCTCAGATGACCAGCCTAATGCTTTGTCCAGAACGCTGAAGGCCGTTAAAGCAATTGCAGCAAGATATGAAATGGGCGAAGTGCTTGAACTCGCAAGTTCAGCCGAACAGATAACCGATCAACACATCATGCCCGAGGCAGAATTGCTTCAACAACTGATCAATCGATTGATGGTTAATAGTCACCAAGCCACTCGGTTGATACACAAACTCCACCAGCAACGAAAAATGGGGTAA
- a CDS encoding DUF2057 family protein has translation MKTLQSIALLSTIIAAPQVLADVTIEVPSSADALVEVLAVNEAKPDLEGGFFSSSKTITVPDGVNQIVFQYQLAFSQGNDREFVDSDAIIATFDATDTTLTFDMPKFRNANEAKKGFQNLDWKLVDENQNAISVKQDKLIKDGMQIGRKYPQEAKEYNQKGGIAALTVGASAGAAAAVAQPVTLPAKIDANAANTAEEMLYFWYEKADAETKQKFKDYVNK, from the coding sequence ATGAAAACATTACAATCCATTGCGCTGCTTTCGACAATTATCGCAGCACCACAAGTGTTAGCTGACGTAACAATTGAAGTTCCTTCTAGCGCTGATGCTCTCGTCGAAGTCTTAGCTGTAAATGAAGCTAAACCTGATCTTGAGGGTGGTTTTTTCTCTTCAAGCAAAACGATCACCGTTCCAGATGGCGTGAACCAAATCGTTTTCCAATATCAGCTTGCATTTAGCCAAGGCAACGACCGTGAGTTCGTCGATAGTGACGCAATTATCGCTACTTTTGACGCAACAGACACAACATTAACGTTCGATATGCCTAAGTTCCGTAACGCCAACGAAGCAAAAAAAGGCTTCCAAAACCTAGATTGGAAACTGGTTGATGAAAACCAAAATGCAATCAGTGTTAAGCAAGATAAGCTAATCAAAGATGGCATGCAGATCGGTCGTAAGTACCCGCAAGAAGCGAAAGAATACAACCAAAAAGGCGGTATCGCAGCACTTACAGTAGGTGCTAGCGCGGGCGCAGCGGCTGCTGTAGCGCAGCCAGTAACACTTCCAGCAAAGATTGACGCAAATGCGGCGAATACAGCTGAAGAAATGTTGTATTTCTGGTACGAAAAAGCGGATGCCGAAACAAAACAGAAATTTAAAGATTACGTGAACAAGTAA